The DNA region ATTATCAAAATTTTCATGCGGTTTAATTGATATTTTATCTAGTTTAGGTATTTTATCTGTACAGTATTTTAAAGTATCACACGGATATGTATGAAATTGATTAGTTTtcattgtatatttatttatttcatcactAGTGATATCATCATAGTTATTATTTCCAGATGGAATATTGCCTTCTTCTTCACcaccatcatcgtcatcatcttcTTCATCCCCATCATCTTCATCAGTGTCTTCGTCATTCTCATTGTCCTCCCCCTCTTCATCATCAACTTCTTCCACGTcgttgtcgtcgtcatcatcatcatcaccatcattatCACTATCATTATGAATAACTTTTGTATAATCCATTTGGTTTGCATGAATAGAATCTAAATTATAACAATAACTATGATCATTGGATTGATTTCGTGtaatttttacatttttattaattacatCATATGATAATGGTTGatctaataataaatcatttaaatattgatGAATCGGAATGTTTGTTTGCGATTTACATTTATATTCTAATTTAGAATTTTCTAAACATGGTGGAGAAGTAGAagaatgatgatggtgataataatTGTGAAGACGATGTtcatgatgttgatgatgatgatgataatgatgaggTAATGATGTTGAAGAGGAATGATCAGATATCAAATGTgctttttcatttttctctgAATATTTCTGATGATAATTTGTTAATGATTGTTGTTTATAGTTTTGTTTCTTAGattttgataaattaaaagCATCAGATTGTGtttttttcaatgatttcaatttagaggataatgaattaattttattttcaatattcattattgttatatCACGTAATGTTATATTACCATCATCAAAATATTGTTGATTTGATAAACGTAATTGAGGTGATTCATTTCTCATAGTTATTAGATCaattgaatttatattattcattttatgtatTGGTGTTATGTCTTGAATATTATTTTGacgttttaatttattcaatgaagTAGGTTTGAGCTTTTTATTTGGAAATTGTTTATGTGAATAATTCTCTGATTTAGGATCATCAGAATTCATTAATCCTGGAATAGTAGTTATCattacatcattattattattaaccaaaCAAGTTGTATTATTCAATGATTGATTATATTGTTTCTGTGGAATGAATTCCTTATCATGACAAagtgatgatgacgatgatgatggtgatgataatgattttgtagatttcaatgaattttgatGATTATTTTTTGTAATAGGTATATTATTAGTTGaagtatttataatattcgGTTGTTTTAATATTGAAGGACTAGATTTTGATAGAATTTGTAATGATtttacactattattattatttaatggtgAATTAGAAgaaaatttaatattatttaatttatttggtGATTGCTCAATAGGTTTTGGTTTAAAATATCTATAAACAGGAGTTAAACGTATTgaattagattgatttaatgGATCATATTCTACAATATCACCAGAAGCAAAATCAAATGATGCATAACAAGGTACAACTAGACAGgaaaaaagaaatagaaaacaaacagtagtataagtttatttatttgtttgaaatttaTCTATCATTATAGAGGTATATAAATAGGAAATATAGTGATGAGTTAGTTGTAATAGTAAAACTATAAGTGTGTTTGGTTTTTTTGATTGAATTTcaaaaatgaatgataactaTCACTTATTACATAAATTATGATGATTAAAAAATATCATTGTGCTCagaatgttaaatattttagcgaaaaaagtattttcaattatcaaataataagaatgataatgattaatgAACCAACGGCTCACTTAGGTAATATAATtgtgaaggggttttgtggagattgtaataatttcaatagttgagatcatgagtcaattgaagctagaccatcatggaaaacttggaagcactgaatggcagtttcgtcctattatggaactccacaacagtgtgcatccacgatcccgcctcgcaggattcgaacccaggacctatatatatatacatgcctAAGTAATCATAGTAAAATAGATAGGGATATTTCGCTATTACTCCTGCATATCGATGCAGTGACAACGATTGTTCTCACATTATTTCACATCTGTTAAGTCATTAATAAGGGTTAAGTAGACAATGATAATTCTCCTAGAAAACTATTTCTGCCTATTAAGAAAATTAAAGAAGATACCATTAGTTTGGATAAGTTCCCAttcaaattattgaaattaattaacgatattcttttaaaaatattaaaattgatGAAACAATTATAAGCCTTAAAGAAAAGTTAATACACCAACTAAACTGATCAAATTCCAATAGCTTTCAATACTAttataacaaaatattattaaaccAAAGAAACATTCTATTTATTAGATGAAAAATGATTTCAAAAGCAATAAATCATTTTAGTAATCCCTATAAGCTCAATCTTCAACCGAACTTTTACCTAATCAACATTGTTAACAAATATGTAATGTTTAATTACATCCTAAATGGGAAATTAAATGTATATTATAATATGGCTAGCCTCTATAGAGTATAACtgaatatcataattattaagTCTAACTGATATTCGACTAAATTTTGTTCAGTATTagtgattttgagatggtgaagatttttagcttaggtggatgattttgatggagtgttGTTCTCTCAGCTGGacttcagaataacgatgaaagatACACAACCAAACAAcgcagctcagaaaacaaaactccatcaaagtaTTAATGATTAGAGAAATTTAATTGTATATTAGATCATTCAAACCATGCCTTTTGGCCGATGTAcactcattattactattgttataatTAGTagaaactaaatattttatttataagctGATTTgcattttgtatttttatttattagatatgtgattattattagtaaatcTATTCATCAAACCGAAAATCCAACATGATAGAAGAGATAATTCTTGGAAATATTTTTTCACTAGAAAGTAGATAGGAATTAAGATTTATTACAAAAAACAATTCTATGGCTCACTTTATAGAATTAGAAATAAATCCCTATATCAAATGTTTCCTATATAAGTTCTTAAATAACTTTTCATTAATTTAGGTGGCTTTTTATAGATAATAACAGGTTGTATTTTGATTTTGAACAAGATTACTATATGTTGACATTCTCAAAGAACTTGGAgcattttgaaagaaaaaaacacttatTTGTAACGACAGTTTTAAGTCGACATATTCTTCTTCATATGGACGATTTAAAAAAGTACCGAATATTGATTTCAACAGACTTATTTTAAGCTGAATTCAGTCAATACTTTTGAGAAAAAATCAGTGATTCTCAATAACACGATAAAAGAGTAGAAAAATGGTTTATATAATCAACACTCTGGTGGAATTACTTTGTGCGGAAAATATCAACGTTCTAAACATCATACCAAAGCAAACTATGTAGATTCATGAACATATTACAAACATATGGTCATGAAATGAAACACTggtaaatactttattattaattacaagTTGGAAACATTTACGACGTATCCCTATTTTTAA from Schistosoma haematobium chromosome ZW, whole genome shotgun sequence includes:
- a CDS encoding hypothetical protein (EggNog:ENOG410J47R), producing the protein MNKISGVFSSSNSFSSRSSTNRFERSEQQQKTHRHNSVNSKNDKQIKSQTKHKHRQKLHQNSLSTNIIAVPDQGGQAYFTDLIHVPPLPTSGLFGRQNLIYLEYSLILRLRMQGDREGKHDHCMQIPITIGSDPTRETSFIGNDEVVPCYASFDFASGDIVEYDPLNQSNSIRLTPVYRYFKPKPIEQSPNKLNNIKFSSNSPLNNNNSVKSLQILSKSSPSILKQPNIINTSTNNIPITKNNHQNSLKSTKSLSSPSSSSSSLCHDKEFIPQKQYNQSLNNTTCLVNNNNDVMITTIPGLMNSDDPKSENYSHKQFPNKKLKPTSLNKLKRQNNIQDITPIHKMNNINSIDLITMRNESPQLRLSNQQYFDDGNITLRDITIMNIENKINSLSSKLKSLKKTQSDAFNLSKSKKQNYKQQSLTNYHQKYSEKNEKAHLISDHSSSTSLPHHYHHHHQHHEHRLHNYYHHHHSSTSPPCLENSKLEYKCKSQTNIPIHQYLNDLLLDQPLSYDVINKNVKITRNQSNDHSYCYNLDSIHANQMDYTKVIHNDSDNDGDDDDDDDNDVEEVDDEEGEDNENDEDTDEDDGDEEDDDDDGGEEEGNIPSGNNNYDDITSDEINKYTMKTNQFHTYPCDTLKYCTDKIPKLDKISIKPHENFDNSYHTDDNVDKESDDEDDRDNDNQIVDRINNLKDNRQIGDYEEVTLKQYDTQSKHILSISHEDSTNENDNTSSDITDLYHKVQKISDNKQISLNYRFKQAKDLYNAYWNCPKVAPIVGRKSDTDGFWTYGHGSTNENNNNNNNADS
- a CDS encoding hypothetical protein (EggNog:ENOG410J47R) produces the protein MLHSHLLSYIEDRITLHREFVSLGCCSHPSGLILCDLAVNKTGFVPGETIIPQVHITNRSSRAIQTVHLTFAQTVFLKGINKQNHIEVLRIFATRLNAQSTLSGYNLFEQLDMNKISGVFSSSNSFSSRSSTNRFERSEQQQKTHRHNSVNSKNDKQIKSQTKHKHRQKLHQNSLSTNIIAVPDQGGQAYFTDLIHVPPLPTSGLFGRQNLIYLEYSLILRLRMQGDREGKHDHCMQIPITIGSDPTRETSFIGNDEVVPCYASFDFASGDIVEYDPLNQSNSIRLTPVYRYFKPKPIEQSPNKLNNIKFSSNSPLNNNNSVKSLQILSKSSPSILKQPNIINTSTNNIPITKNNHQNSLKSTKSLSSPSSSSSSLCHDKEFIPQKQYNQSLNNTTCLVNNNNDVMITTIPGLMNSDDPKSENYSHKQFPNKKLKPTSLNKLKRQNNIQDITPIHKMNNINSIDLITMRNESPQLRLSNQQYFDDGNITLRDITIMNIENKINSLSSKLKSLKKTQSDAFNLSKSKKQNYKQQSLTNYHQKYSEKNEKAHLISDHSSSTSLPHHYHHHHQHHEHRLHNYYHHHHSSTSPPCLENSKLEYKCKSQTNIPIHQYLNDLLLDQPLSYDVINKNVKITRNQSNDHSYCYNLDSIHANQMDYTKVIHNDSDNDGDDDDDDDNDVEEVDDEEGEDNENDEDTDEDDGDEEDDDDDGGEEEGNIPSGNNNYDDITSDEINKYTMKTNQFHTYPCDTLKYCTDKIPKLDKISIKPHENFDNSYHTDDNVDKESDDEDDRDNDNQIVDRINNLKDNRQIGDYEEVTLKQYDTQSKHILSISHEDSTNENDNTSSDITDLYHKVQKISDNKQISLNYRFKQAKDLYNAYWNCPKVAPIVGRKSDTDGFWTYGHGSTNENNNNNNNADS